The Engraulis encrasicolus isolate BLACKSEA-1 chromosome 4, IST_EnEncr_1.0, whole genome shotgun sequence genome includes a window with the following:
- the pex11a gene encoding peroxisomal membrane protein 11A, producing MESYIQFTNQSQGRDRILRTTQYACALANYLLRNDPSRKELVVKLKSLESTVSSGRKLFRLGNTVNSLDAAKRTLLLSDPILRCCLTISNVSRGLYFLCDNVLWARSLGFARHIDKDRWRLNATRYYFISLVMSLTRDLYVMAQLMVQRTRDRQHQRKLHEHLNESPDVACVVVPQLDALVFLLIECLKSHPAVALDTAKNVCDLFIPLDRLGVWQTNAGVVGFCGLVSSLLGILSVLKPHLKIKP from the exons ATGGAGTCTTACATACAATTTACAAACCAAAGCCAAGGAAGGGATCGAATTTTGAG GACCACCCAGTATGCGTGCGCTCTTGCGAACTATTTGCTTCGAAATGATCCCTCCAGGAAAGAACTCGTTGTGAAGCTGAAAAGTCTTGAATCTACCGTGAGCTCAGGACGCAAAC TGTTCCGACTAGGCAACACGGTGAACTCCCTGGACGCGGCCAAGAGAACACTGCTGCTATCGGACCCCATCCTCCGCTGCTGTCTCACCATCTCCAACGTCAGCCGCGGCCTCTACTTCCTGTGCGACAACGTCCTGTGGGCGCGTAGCCTGGGCTTCGCCCGCCACATCGACAAGGACCGCTGGCGCCTCAACGCCACGCGCTACTACTTCATCTCCCTGGTGATGAGCCTGACGCGCGACCTCTACGTCATGGCGCAGCTGATGGTCCAGCGGACACGTGACCGGCAGCACCAGCGGAAGCTCCACGAGCACCTCAACGAGAGCCCGGACGTGGCGTGCGTGGTGGTGCCGCAGCTGGACGCGCTGGTCTTCCTCCTCATCGAGTGCCTCAAGAGCCACCCGGCCGTCGCCCTGGATACGGCTAAGAATGTTTGCGACCTCTTCATTCCGCTGGACCGGCTGGGGGTCTGGCAGACCAACGCGGGCGTGGTGGGTTTCTGCGGACTCGTGTCTTCGCTGCTGGGCATACTGTCTGTGCTCAAGCCCCACTTGAAGATCAAGCCGTAG